In Pochonia chlamydosporia 170 chromosome 3, whole genome shotgun sequence, the following are encoded in one genomic region:
- a CDS encoding mitochondrial protein (similar to Metarhizium robertsii ARSEF 23 XP_007822272.1), which yields MPWWGKPNDPKEPKPEPSPDANSQEKKAFDPDKLPAREKLPKRLQNIIDKSDQDSRFFDDVIDGYAPATTDTKLRYAAYATRLRTILLSAHRYVAYTSDIGESFRPVAHPKLVRAAYGISWLYILGDVSHEGYRAYWHNQRILNPQLQLTPHQEKITGLSADNSSNLAPGVVSPLEDWRTVMVQRGIFQSIASMGLPAFTIHSVVRYSGRALKNAKNATIRTWAPIGLGLAVVPFLPKMFDEPVENAVEWVFHKGFEAVGGKKYVGTAPATGREDMLNKPVKTKTE from the exons ATGCCTTGGTGGGGGAAACCGAACGATCCGAAGGAGCCCAAACCTGAGCCGTCCCCGGACGCCAACAgccaagagaagaaggcctTCGACCCAGACAAATTGCCAGCTCGAGAAAAGCTACCTAAGCGGCTTCAAAATATTATTGACAAGTCGGATCAGGATAGTCGCTTCTTTGACGATGTTATTGATGGATA CGCTCCCGCAACCACCGACACCAAGCTTCGATATGCCGCCTATGCTACCAGATTACGAACCATACTCTTGTCAGCGCACCGCTACGTCGCTTATACATCCGATATTGGTGAATCGTTTCGACCGGTAGCACATCCGAAACTCGTCCGCGCTGCATATGGTATCTCTTGGCTCTATATACTTGGAGATGTGTCTCACGAGGGATATCGAGCGTACTGGCACAACCAGCGTATATTGAATCCCCAGCTTCAATTAACGCCGCATCAAGAAAAAATCACTGGACTGTCAGCTGACAATAGTTCAAACCTTGCACCAGGCGTCGTTAGCCCTCTAGAGGACTGGCGAACCGTTATGGTCCAAAGAGGAATCTTCCAAAGCATTGCAAGTATGGGTCTTCCGGCTTTTACGATTCACAGTGTTGTGAGATATTCTGGGAGAGCCTTAAAAAATGCGAAGAACGCTACTATTCGCACATGGGCCCCAATTGGCCTTGGATTAGCCGTGGTTCCGTTCTTACCGAAGATGTTTGATGAGCCGGTTGAGAACGCTGTAGAATGGGTATTCCACAAGGGATTCGAGGCTGTTGGTGGAAAGAAATACGTGGGAACCGCACCAGCTACCGGGCGTGAGGATATGCTCAACAAGCCGGTCAAGACTAAGACGGAATGA
- a CDS encoding Rad4 family protein (similar to Coccidioides immitis RS XP_001240974.1), producing MPPHVPRKRLRGSPDKKEPKSTIATSSKRKPTLYDDLDALAAPSSGKTSGSFFESLNDGSDSESSLSSLSDEDFEDVPLAKRPKLGPEASEDDEEDFEFEDVEAPTPVDSAVPVVSGDLELTLNKDTRLSLTNVYGDKRGPSKRERKVRNATHGIHVLSLLWHNAVRNSWLCDPEVQAIMISHLPPKMWDEIDRWRQNSGLAKPSANSGSSNRKSKGKSKGKKKEHEPRDWGSAAKRLEEGAIDMSHGDPLFRLMKSLTSWWKQRFKITAPGLRKWGYMALERLDRLTKAYKEEFDDVSRFGEKVASLEEFRQYAINCQGSRDVGAQLFTALLRGINLEARMIASLQPLGFGWNRLEDADPEPGPNERNAKDVKPARPKSKNDSKNTTKTGRGSQATGSKRTRPSRSATSLGGKADGKDDLKVEYQDTDDESIVEFETTSTKSKKSAPKFDQDLEYPHYWIEVLSPVTKKYLSVDPIIKNLIATNREITEAFEPRGQKADKARQVTAYIVGYSPDGTAKDVTVRYLRKQVLPGRTKGVRMPIEKIPVYNRHGKVKRYEEFDWFKSAMSGYRRGTKAHPITEVDEVEDSSDLKPAKAEKKEVKEGEETLQYYKQSKEYVLERHLKREEALKRGAEPVRKFRHKAKGGKIEEEDVYLRSDVLHVKSAETWHKQGRAPLAGEQPLKRVPYRAATTNRRREILEAEAATGQKVLQGLYSYEQTDWIIPPPIENGIIPKNEYGNIDLFVEHMLPEGAAHVPFRGAIKVCKRLKIDYAEAVIDFEFGHRMAVPVIQGVVIPEEHHDDVMAELAKDEAERRRKEDEKRRKAALGQWRKFIMGLRIVERIRQEYGEVDESVSVFGHGKAGASKDHVHSAAMMQDEDTAGGFLPEGYEEDHEEEQHHTSSFFPVSHDDDDAADDAGLTIEHH from the exons ATGCCACCTCATGTTCCGCGCAAGCGATTGCGCGGGTCGCCCGATAAAAAGGAACCCAAGTCTACAATTGCGACGTCGAGCAAGCGGAAGCCAACATTGTATGATGACTTAGATGCCCTTGCAGCACCATCATCCGGAAAGACTTCTGGGTCTTTTTTTGAGAGCCTAAATGATGGCAGTGATAGCGAAAGCTCCCTTTCGTCATTATCCGATGAGGATTTCGAGGACGTGCCTCTTGCAAAACGACCGAAGCTCGGCCCAGAAGCATcagaagacgacgaagaggactTCGAATTTGAGGACGTTGAGGCTCCGACTCCGGTTGACTCAGCCGTGCCAGTTGTGTCTGGTGACCTAGAGCTGACGCTAAACAAAGATACTCGGCTGTCACTGACAAATGTGTACGGTGATAAGAGAGGCCCTTCAAAACGCGAGAGAAAGGTGCGGAATGCTACTCATGGCATTCACGttctttcccttctttgGCACAATGCTGTACGAAATTCATGGTTGTGTGATCCTGAAGTTCAGGCAATTATGATTTCTCATCTGCCACCTAAGATGTGGGATGAGATTGACCGTTGGAGGCAAAATTCTGGTCTTGCCAAACCGTCCGCCAACTCTGGTTCATCAAATCGCAAGTCCAAGGGCAAGTCcaagggaaaaaagaaggagCATGAGCCTCGTGATTGGGGTTCTGCAGCAAAACGACTTGAGGAGGGTGCCATTGACATGAGCCATGGCGACCCTCTGTTCCGGTTGATGAAATCCCTTACTTCGTGGTGGAAGCAACGGTTCAAAATCACCGCCCCAGGGTTGCGGAAATGGGGCTACATGGCATTGGAGAGGCTTGACAGACTGACCAAGGCATACAAAGAAGAGTTCGACGATGTCAGTCGGTTTGGGGAGAAAGTAGCCAGCTTGGAAGAGTTTCGGCAATATGCTATAAACTGTCAGGGTAGCAGAGATGTTGGAGCGCAACTCTTTACTGCGTTATTACGTGGTATTAACCTCGAGGCTAGAATGATTGCCAGTTTGCAGCCTTTGGGCTTTGGCTGGAACCGCTTAGAAGATGCGGATCCAGAGCCGGGTCCGAACGAACGGAATGCAAAAGATGTAAAACCCGCGAGGCCCAAATCGAAAAACGATTCGAAGAATACGACGAAGACTGGTCGTGGATCCCAAGCAACCGGTTCAAAGAGAACACGGCCGAGCCGTTCAGCAACTTCACTCGGGGGCAAAGcagatggcaaggatgatTTAAAAGTAGAGTACCAAGACACTGATGACGAATCCATCGTGGAGTTTGAAACCACTTCAACGAAGTCCAAAAAGTCCGCTCCCAAATTCGATCAAGATCTAGAGTACCCCCATTACTGGATAGAAGTTCTGTCGCCTGTTACCAAAAAGTACTTGTCCGTGGATCCAATCATAAAGAATCTCATTGCGACTAATCGAGAAATCACTGAAGCGTTTGAACCCCGGGGCCAAAAAGCAGACAAGGCTCGACAAGTCACAGCTTATATTGTTGGATACTCGCCTGATGGCACGGCAAAAGATGTGACAGTCAGGTACCTAAGAAAACAAGTACTTCCAGGTCGGACAAAGGGTGTCCGGATGCCAATAGAAAAAATCCCAGTCTACAACCGGCATGGCAAAGTAAAGCGCTATGAGGAGTTCGATTGGTTTAAATCAGCCATGTCGGGATACAGGAGAGGCACAAAAGCCCACCCTATTACCGAAGTAGATGAGGTCGAGGATTCAAGCGACCTAAAGCCCGCAAAAgcagaaaagaaggaagTGAAGGAAGGTGAAGAAACGCTTCAATATTACAAACAGTCCAAGGAATATGTTCTCGAAAGGCATTTGAAGCGAGAGGAAGCATTGAAACGTGGCGCCGAGCCAGTTCGGAAATTCAGGCACAAGGCAAAAGGAGGCAagattgaagaggaagacgtTTACCTACGATCAGACGTGCTACACGTCAAGAGCGCGGAAACTTGGCACAAACAGGGTCGCGCTCCTCTGGCAGGAGAACAACCTCTTAAAAGAGTCCCATATCGCGCCGCGACAACTAATCGGCGTAGGGAAATTCTTGAAGCTGAGGCTGCCACTGGGCAGAAAGTGCTACAAGGGTTGTATAGTTATGAACAAACGGATTGGATTATTCCACCCCCTATTGAGAACGGTATTATTCCCAAAAACGAATACGG CAACATTGACCTCTTCGTTGAGCACATGTTGCCTGAAGGCGCAGCGCATGTTCCTTTCAGGGGCGCAATCAAAGTGTGCAAGCGTTTAAAGATTGACTACGCAGAAGCTGTTATCGACTTCGAGTTTGGACACCGAATGGCAGTTCCTGTCATTCAAGGTGTTGTTATTCCAGAAGAGCACCACGACGATGTTATGGCGGAGCTTGCAAAGGACGAAGCAGAACGCAGAAGGAAGGAGGACGAGAAGCGGCGGAAAGCTGCGCTTGGACAATGGCGAAAGTTCATCATGGGTCTGCGAATCGTGGAGAGAATTAGACAGGAATatggtgaggttgatgagagcGTGTCGGTATTTGGGCATGGCAAAGCGGGCGCATCAAAAGATCATGTGCATTCTGCCGCCATGATGCAAGATGAGGATACGGCTGGTGGGTTTCTTCCGGAAGGATATGAAGAGGATCATGAAGAGGAGCAGCATCATACATCGAGTTTCTTCCCCGTTagtcatgatgatgatgatgcggcTGATGATGCCGGATTGACCATAGAGCATCACTAG
- a CDS encoding rho guanyl nucleotide exchange factor (similar to Coccidioides immitis RS XP_001239575.1): MVRVTDDLALSPDALSLYHASDPLLGHLPVLIFHGPSTTANYTLNASRVQIHILSPAGFQSFPRITISPSSPFYGVVDHLPREIQVDEIFRGLAFGLFKYFSELPDGVKTYLKNLYPTRGRRPGSAPALFGQQHAADLVKSMVKSDNAAEAIASLQDALQTQHISNVDLDLVLPPGAIVPLQPADLEDVPDDEDDILDPTLRQYGGYTPLVRLFGEPMFLPTSRLRRAPSKPTSLNRGRSFNKDQKYELRMKLAELVDTEERYVMKLRELVNTVAKDFRESAKKKPGGSLSPSEEELEKLFPPSADQILQLNAEFMEQLRAIMDETEDEALKDMDQMASTFGSIKSPGSARAKDPSGALSMARLFLEWFPKFTQSYQNYIKASQHFPTLLNSFLDQQSSFRQRVNQTGEQTVRSILIEPVQRLPRYSLLIDQIVGSLPMTHPALQPMLKARDIITNICSMDDPLPDQPHIANRLRNMVESWPRDLEPQGRLIVAADFIELTPPFQGGTGELDGSGIFLLFTDCVIMLRKIGFTMTGRDLLREIDKPSAAELLISMTNAAGGPSSYEFAFTGWHDLADVRFTESVDGSLVWMTSTKDMKDAHTGEYKISKAATSRCFLLQEAFEGKAIKWGEDVVKARIEARFSEAEREDPCWTLRSVRMQDSNLGLHVAVFQEGAHQLVEGRREPAPIRIVVDHEKGTKGAPLGHYGVEIVINVSSNNLKRVSMLTAGLNGKQFQDDIDLEDLLPTMSRRIIQLLSTQFNVSNTHLTASMVSYYTKTIRGLNFSTRAEKTRSFLAASPVKLLSSLWNSGSNNTSSPDVVVSGVKPQQQPSLHRANSIHSMFGSIRGKDSRPNTADGRPENPLLRLEQTFTGFTAALQSRKGTIIGRTLLNRSLVDELAVNDIYNRFIETPFEYDVASDIGTEVIFVAFEKFLHIAWADQMGPVMTMQAMDTLLERANRRVPGNFADFVNYLFRDMAPQNRRAFITVIKLLADLLDGCGNDSDRGALTLAFAELLVTDGDAHNYINLLDRLVEDCDRIFEDQSANQSFNFGSSISESIASSYRQGKTHSGSITSNASSLRRKFGLNALLRQNSQDERPSVWRTLSKHRNPATGDTSSLTRGTLDRARSIDDNSLPKRLHRRAMSRDRPPIAGAFDETPQRPTSSHRLDFPLDTIGEPHSIDRVPSSKSVKKKRRSSLSDLKSLMAAASLDDEPLQPLQTTKQTSGKVNNNPASPKSPAPSKIPISPSAAEALRASRQKEKENVADSTKVAVNNASDRSGGNSSKPLESPTKISRHTKAFSISSIPTLRPTKSASGAESPTRPASPTRSNAQRLRLHSPQKLRERLQSEKQFAQEVDSSLKSELSKIGDEMAHFNNARSPSSQADMSGFTASLKELENRIAVMMKELHDQQATTQRELDVTMKNTEAKVRAIDQLHKEVVAENELLYEKFNGELGRIIKAVKGKGRDDKEELVTKLKEQGEETSKTKKENARLKRELASLKAMLRGVD; this comes from the exons ATGGTTCGCGTGACGGACGACTTGGCGCTTTCGCCCGACGCCCTTTCGTTATATCATGCCTCCGATCCGCTGCTCGGCCACCTCCCCGTCCTCATATTCCACGGACCCTCGACTACGGCGAATTATACTCTCAATGCCTCTCGCGTCCAAATACACATCTTGTCTCCTGCCGGCTTTCAGTCCTTTCCCAGGATAACCATCTCCCCGAGCTCTCCCTTTTACGGTGTTGTCGATCATCTGCCTCGAGAGATTCAAGTCGACGAGATATTCCGCGGCTTGGCATTTGGActgtttaaatacttctcAGAGCTACCGGATGGAGTCAAGACTTACCTCAAGAACTTGTATCCAACAAGAGGGAGGCGCCCTGGAAGCGCTCCCGCTCTCTTTGGCCAGCAACATGCCGCCGATCTCGTCAAGTCTATGGTCAAGAGCGACAATGCTGCGGAAGCGATCGCCTCCCTTCAAGATGCGCTGCAGACGCAACATATTAGCAACGTTGACCTCGATCTTGTTCTTCCTCCAGGCGCTATCGTGCCTTTGCAACCAGCCGACTTGGAAGATGTCCccgatgacgaggacgataTATTAGACCCGACACTGAGGCAATATGGTGGGTATACTCCTCTTGTCAGGCTGTTCGGCGAGCCCATGTTTCTGCCAACAAGTAGACTACGACGCGCGCCATCGAAACCCACATCGCTAAATCGAGGGCGGTCATTCAACAAGGACCAGAAGTACGAACTACGCATGAAACTAGCCGAGTTGGTCGACACAGAGGAAAGATATGTAATGAAACTTCGCGAATTGGTAAACACTGTCGCGAAGGACTTCCGGGAAAgtgccaagaagaagccagGGGGTAGCCTGAGCCCTTcagaggaggagctggagaaacTCTTCCCTCCATCAGCAGATCAGATATTGCAGCTCAACGCCGAGTTTATGGAACAGCTTCGCGCCATCATGGATGAAACGGAGGATGAGGCGCtcaaagacatggaccaaaTGGCGTCAACTTTTGGCAGTATAAAGAGCCCTGGCTCGGCTCGTGCCAAGGATCCCAGTGGTGCTTTGAGCATGGCCAGGCTGTTTCTTGAATGGTTTCCAAAATTCACCCAAAGCTACCAAAACTACATCAAAGCAAGCCAACATTTCCCGACCTTACTCAACTCTTTTCTTGACCAACAGTCTAGCTTTAGACAGCGAGTGAACCAAACTGGAGAGCAGACTGTCAGGTCCATCCTTATCGAACCCGTTCAGCGATTGCCTCGTTACAGCCTGCTCATTGACCAAATAGTAGGCTCACTGCCAATGACACATCCAGCTCTTCAACCCATGCTGAAGGCTAGGGATATCATCACTAATATTTGTTCCATGGACGACCCTTTACCGGACCAGCCTCATATTGCCAACAGACTTCGAAATATGGTTGAATCATGGCCAAGAGACTTGGAACCGCAAGGACGACTCATAGTTGCTGCCGACTTCATCGAGCTTACCCCTCCATTCCAAGGTGGAACAGGCGAGCTGGACGGCTCCGGGATCTTTCTTTTATTCACCGATTGTGTCATCATGTTGAGGAAGATTGGGTTCACTATGACAGGGCGCGATTTGTTGCGGGAGATTGACAAGCCCTCAGCTGCCGAGCTCCTCATTTCGATGACGAATGCTGCAGGTGGTCCGTCGTCATACGAATTTGCTTTTACTGGATGGCATGACCTTGCCGATGTGCGCTTCACAGAGTCGGTAGATGGCTCATTGGTGTGGATGACTTCGACCAAAGATATGAAGGATGCACACACCGGAGAGTACAAAATCAGCAAGGCGGCTACATCTCGATGTTTTCTACTTCAAGAGGCTTTCGAAGGCAAGGCGATCAAATGGGGCGAGGATGTTGTCAAGGCACGAATTGAGGCACGGTTCTCGGAAGCTGAACGAGAAGACCCCTGTTGGACGCTGCGATCAGTTCGGATGCAGGATAGTAACCTGGGCCTGCATGTAGCTGTCTTTCAAGAAGGCGCTCACCAACTAGTCGAGGGCCGACGAGAGCCTGCGCCCATTCGAATAGTGGTGGATCACGAGAAAGGCACAAAGGGAGCGCCTCTCGGCCATTACGGAGTCGAAATTGTCATCAACGtgtccagcaacaacctCAAGCgcgtttcaatgttgactgcTGGCCTCAATGGGAAACAATTTCAAGACGATATTGATCTGGAGGACTTACTACCCACCATGTCGCGTCGTA TTATCCAGCTTCTCAGCACACAATTCAACGTTAGCAATACACATTTGACCGCGTCTATGGTGTCATACTATACCAAGACGATAAGAGGGCTGAACTTTTCTACGAGAGCCGAGAAAACTCGATCGTTCCTAGCGGCCTCTCCTGTGAAGCTCCTCTCCAGCCTTTGGAACAGCGGCTCAAATAACACAAGCTCGCCAGATGTGGTCGTATCTGGTGTCAAACCCCAACAACAGCCCTCGCTTCATCGAGCTAATAGTATTCACTCCATGTTTGGCTCAATAAGGGGAAAGGACAGCCGTCCCAACACGGCTGACGGTAGACCGGAAAATCCTTTGCTGAGGCTGGAGCAAACCTTCACTGGCTTTACTGCCGCTCTTCAATCTCGAAAAGGTACCATCATCGGCCGCACGTTACTGAACCGATCACTCGTCGACGAATTAGCCGTCAACGACATATATAACAGATTCATTGAAACTCCCTTTGAATACGACGTTGCCTCCGACATAGGCACCGAGGTCATATTCGTTGCCTTCGAAAAGTTTTTGCACATTGCTTGGGCAGACCAGATGGGACCAGTCATGACGATGCAAGCCATGGATACACTACTTGAGAGAGCAAATAGGCGAGTTCCTGGCAACTTTGCAGACTTTGTGAATTATTTATTCCGCGACATGGCACCGCAGAATCGACGGGCATTTATCACAGTCATCAAGCTGTTGGCTGACctgttggatggatgtggcAATGACAGTGACCGAGGTGCATTGACGCTGGCATTTGCTGAGCTTCTAGTTACGGATGGTGATGCACATAATTACATCAACTTGCTAGATCGACTTGTTGAGGATTGCGACAGGATTTTTGAAGACCAGAGTGCAAACCAAAGCTTCAACTTTGGTTCGTCCATATCGGAATCTATTGCATCTAGCTACCGGCAAGGCAAAACTCACTCTGGCTCAATCACATCTAATGCGTCGTCACTTCGTCGCAAGTTTGGGCTCAATGCTCTTCTTCGACAGAATTCACAGGATGAGCGACCATCAGTATGGCGAACCTTGAGCAAGCACAGGAATCCCGCTACGGGCGACACCTCGAGCTTGACACGCGGCACCTTAGACAGAGCACGCTCAATAGATGACAACAGTCTACCAAAACGGCTGCACCGGCGTGCAATGTCCCGAGACAGGCCCCCCATTGCAGGCGCGTTCGATGAGACACCGCAACGCCCGACGAGTTCGCACCGTCTTGACTTTCCACTCGATACCATTGGCGAGCCACATTCGATCGATCGCGTGCCTTCATCTAAAAgtgtgaagaagaagagacgaaGCTCACTATCAGACCTCAAGAGTTtaatggcggcggcgagTCTCGACGACGAGCCACTCCAGCCACTGCAAACCACCAAGCAAACATCCggcaaagtcaacaacaACCCTGCCAGCCCAAAGTCACCAGCTCCGTCCAAGATCCCCATCAGTCCCAGCGCCGCCGAAGCTTTACGCGCCTCCAGGcagaaggaaaaagaaaacgtTGCAGATTCTACCAAGGTCGCCGTCAACAACGCATCCGATCGGTCCGGCGGAAATTCCTCCAAACCATTGGAATCTCCCACAAAAATCTCACGCCATACCAAAGCCTTCTCAATATCTAGTATTCCCACATTAAGACCTACGAAGTCCGCATCTGGCGCCGAAtcacccaccagacccgCCAGTCCAACTCGGTCCAACGCCCAACGCCTTCGGCTCCACTCGCCGCAAAAGCTTAGAGAGCGCCTGCAGTCTGAGAAGCAGTTCGCTCAGGAAGTGGATTCCTCTCTCAAGAGCGAATTATCCAAGATTGGAGACGAAATGGCCCATTTCAATAATGCTAGATCACCTAGTTCTCAGGCAGACATGTCTGGTTTTACAGCGTCCTTaaaggagcttgagaatCGAATTGCAGTCATGATGAAAGAATTACACGATCAGCAAGCTACAACACAAAGAGAACTAGATGTCACGATGAAGAATACAGAGGCAAAGGTCCGCGCAATAGACCAGCTTCACAAAGAAGTTGTGGCGGAGAACGAGTTACTCTACGAAAAGTTCAACGGGGAGTTGGGCAGAATTATTAAAGCCGTCAAAGGCAAGGGCAGAGACGACAAGGAGGAGTTGGTGACAAAACTCAAGGAGCAAGGGGAAGAGACGtcgaagacgaagaaggagaatGCTCGCCTTAAGAGAGAATTGGCGAGCCTGAAAGCCATGTTGAGAGGCGTAGACTAA
- a CDS encoding zinc finger protein (similar to Metarhizium acridum CQMa 102 XP_007806772.1), producing the protein MSSSSGSAAQETSYIMRDKSDATLVGKHCQYEYCNQLDFLPFLCQSCTKTFCLDHRTETSHKCANAGAWAERKRQANLAKPSIGQGRTLRDKVSEKPCASPECKTVVGTSLTPGVHCDTCNRDYCLKHRLKEDHSCKNLVPIGARPMQIDVAQKTRTALDRLKAWGSAKKEQAGRALPKPKPSSAAARVVATKKLKETAKGDKKVPEEKRIYLYVEAEAETAKAKLPKGDFFFSKDWVVGRLLDQAATGLQVQNINNQSSEEKDKLRVFHVEGGRILDYSEKIGAALQSGNTVILLRGVGAPADLIEM; encoded by the coding sequence ATGTCGTCATCATCAGGTTCCGCCGCTCAGGAAACGAGCTACATCATGAGAGATAAATCCGATGCCACTCTGGTGGGGAAGCATTGCCAGTACGAATACTGCAACCAACTCGACTTTTTACCATTTCTTTGCCAGTCCTGCACAAAAACCTTTTGCTTAGATCATAGAACGGAGACCTCACACAAATGCGCCAACGCCGGAGCATGGGCAGAACGAAAGAGACAAGCCAACCTGGCCAAACCCTCTATTGGTCAAGGAAGGACTCTACGAGACAAGGTTTCCGAGAAGCCTTGCGCATCGCCAGAATGCAAGACAGTTGTGGGCACATCTTTGACCCCGGGCGTGCACTGCGATACGTGTAATCGCGATTACTGTTTAAAGCACCGTTTAAAGGAGGATCACAGCTGCAAAAACTTGGTGCCCATTGGAGCGCGACCAATGCAAATAGATGTCGCGCAAAAGACTCGAACAGCATTGGACAGGCTGAAAGCTTGGGGCTCAGCAAAGAAAGAGCAAGCAGGGCGAGCACTGCCGAAGCCGAAACCTAGCTCGGCGGCGGCTAGAGTGGTGGCGaccaagaagctcaaggagaCTGCAAAGGGGGACAAGAAAGTTCCAGAAGAGAAGCGTATCTACTTGtatgttgaagctgaagcagaaACGGCCAAAGCGAAATTGCCCAAGggtgacttcttcttctccaaggaCTGGGTTGTAGGCCGACTCTTGGATCAAGCTGCCACTGGTCTACAAGTTCAGAATATCAACAACCAGAGCTCGGAAGAGAAGGACAAATTGCGTGTATTTCACGTTGAAGGGGGCAGGATCTTGGATTACAGCGAGAAGATCGGGGCAGCTCTGCAAAGCGGAAACACTGTGATTTTGCTGAGGGGAGTGGGAGCTCCAGCGGACTTGATAGAGATGTGA